Genomic window ([Chlorobium] sp. 445):
ATCAATGTGAATGTCAAGGTAACTGCCATTGCTACCCTGATGCGTCCCTGAGCCAAGTGGACCGTTGCATGTTGTCAGGTTCTCAATGCCTGTGATTTGCTCCAAGAACTGCAGAAAAGGTCGGCTGTAGAGTTCATTGCGCAACGCCTTAAACATCGGATGATAGTTCTCAAACTGACTATCCTCCGCTTTGCGCTCATTGATACCATCGTAATGCGTCTTCATGGCTTCCAACTTCGGGAAGTTTTCGTAGAGCGTGTCAGCAACTTTTTCATCAAGAAAGCCATCAATGACTACATGTGGATAGGGTTTGCCCGAGCAATAGCGCTGCTGTAACTCGCTTACCATGTTTGGCTCAAACCATTTCGGCTGAATAAGATGCGTTACTTCTGCCAGAGTCGACATAACCGTCAAAAGATAGATTTCGTCGTCAATTTAATTTTTCTTTTGGCAAAATCGAACTGTCCTGCGGTTGTGCTGTGCTTGTCAATCGCTTCAATTCTTCCACTTCTTGCTTGAGTTGTGGGTCGTTCGGATAGAGGCTTGCCAGTTGCTGGAAAATTGGCAAGGCTTTTTGGTATTCACCCAGCGAGCGATAGGCTTGCGCTAAGTAGAAATTCGGCAGCGGGTCTTGCGGATTCTTCACCATTAAGCTTTGTGCCTCTTTTTCCATCTGGGGCAACAGCTCAAGTGCTTTCTCTTTTGCACCCACCGTTGCATACATACGCAGCGCGGCTTGCGTGAGACGAAAATCCGATTCTTTTTGAGGATCTAGCAAATCTGACTGGGATTTATCTAAGACTGCAATCGCTAAGTCTCTATTTGAGACTTCTCTTATAGTTCCATCTTTTTCGCGCACACGGCTTGTGCCATTCGGATCGCTAGCAAATTCTGATGCCAGACGCAAAAAGACATTCCTGTAATTGCTCACTAGGCGACGCGTGTTCTCGTCAAAGTACACGCTGGGATTATTAAGGTTCGTGTAGCGAAAGACATTCATGAGTTTATCGTACATGATTTCTTTATCGACCACACCATAGCCATCAGATTTAATTGGCACGACCCGATACGCAAAGCCATCCATGCGCAGGTATTCATCAATACCGATGCGGTTCGATTCACTGACGGTCATCGCAAAGTAAATCGGTCTTTCCCAAAGGTTGTTGGTAATGACTTCATACACCACGCGGTCTTGTGCTCGAATGTAGCCCTGATTGTTCGGTCCTTGCAACACCGGCTGCATCGTCCAGCGGATGGTATCGACCAGCGTGTAATTACCACTTAGGCTTGAGAGCTTGCGCGCGCTTGCACGTTCCTCGTAGTATGCCTTATACTCACCTTGCTTTACTGATTCGGGCACAGGCAAGATGACTTCTTTTGCTCGCCAAGGTTCATAGCCAAACTCCTTTGAGTTCAGCTCACGGTCGGAGATGTTCATTTTGACTTTCTTTGCACCTCGCGGTTCTTCATTTTTGAGTTGCCACACATGCCAATCGGTGTTTGCCAGACTCAGATTGCAGACGCGCACATCTTGGCGAATACCATAGGCTTCCTGCAAGCACCAGAGCGGAAAGGTATCGTTATCGCCATTCGTAAACAGCACAGCATCTTTTTCGCAACTCATCAGCAGGTTGTAGGCATAGTCGTACGGCACATAGTTGCCAGAGCGGTCGTGCGAATGATAATTGACACGCAGCATATTGGCATTGATGAAAATCAAGCCGAAGGCACATGCTGCAATAGCCCCTACTGTCAGTTTTGATTCTTCCTTGACACTCTCGCGAATGGTCTCAAAGAGGGCTTCAATACCAATGCCTACCCAAATTGCAAAGGCAAAAAAACTGCCGACATAGACATAATCGCGCTCGCGTGGTTGAGGTTCAGGTGGGTTGGTGTAGATGTTGATGAAGACCCCAGTCAGAAGGAGCAG
Coding sequences:
- a CDS encoding membrane protein, producing MLTHKKLNAYIALGVYAIAQVVYLLTVAPTFSFWDCGEFIAVANTLGVPHPPGTPIFTMMGRVFIILFAPFIEDVGLRVNLISTITASLAVMLTYLITIRLIRLYRGTDPDSWTLSEKISAYGAGVVAGLTLAFSDSFWFNAVEAEVYASSMFFNTVVVWLMLRWYEYADTETGDKWLLLIAYAFGVTLGVHLQALLAFFALALIYYFRRYEFSVRGFAILVVVSSLMFLVIYPGIVQKLPQLMRDTSPMIGVLIVAALIYAVYYTHQNKMRLANLVSTALLLIIVGYSSMTMVMLRSQAKPPINENAPATFEKLFSYLNREQYGDYPLFKRRWSNDPDHQRNYQKYSSDFDFFIKYQVAHLYLRYFGWQFIGRAGDEQDDGVDWSKLWGIPFAVGIFGAIYHFRRNWQMALMVTALLLLTGVFINIYTNPPEPQPRERDYVYVGSFFAFAIWVGIGIEALFETIRESVKEESKLTVGAIAACAFGLIFINANMLRVNYHSHDRSGNYVPYDYAYNLLMSCEKDAVLFTNGDNDTFPLWCLQEAYGIRQDVRVCNLSLANTDWHVWQLKNEEPRGAKKVKMNISDRELNSKEFGYEPWRAKEVILPVPESVKQGEYKAYYEERASARKLSSLSGNYTLVDTIRWTMQPVLQGPNNQGYIRAQDRVVYEVITNNLWERPIYFAMTVSESNRIGIDEYLRMDGFAYRVVPIKSDGYGVVDKEIMYDKLMNVFRYTNLNNPSVYFDENTRRLVSNYRNVFLRLASEFASDPNGTSRVREKDGTIREVSNRDLAIAVLDKSQSDLLDPQKESDFRLTQAALRMYATVGAKEKALELLPQMEKEAQSLMVKNPQDPLPNFYLAQAYRSLGEYQKALPIFQQLASLYPNDPQLKQEVEELKRLTSTAQPQDSSILPKEKLN